In the genome of Balneolaceae bacterium, the window TAGCTGGTGTCTGGCTGATAATTATGATGTTTCTTCTGCTCAATCCAATTCCGGAAAACCCGAAATGCAATTCCAGCGGATTTATGAAGGGTTGAACAGTAACCGGGTTGCAGACATCTTCCAGGATCAGATGGGCTATATCTGGGTGGGCACCTATAGCGGCTTGCACAGATATAATGGACTGGAATTTAAGATCTATACGTCTACAACAAACTCCAAAAGTATCAGTGACAATTTTGTAGGTGAAATTTATGAAGACGACAAAAACCGATTGTGGATCGGGACAGGAAATGGCATTGCCCGGTACAACAAAGAAAAAGATAACTTTATACGGTTCCAACTGCCCACAGAATCACAAACAAGCAGCGGTGAAGGCAATGTGGTAAATACGATCACTCAAGACAGTGAAGGAACACTTTGGGTAGCCGGAGGGGGCGATGGCCTGTACTATTTTAATAAAGATCAGAAAAAATTCCTGCCTCTCGGAATAACAAACCAGTTGGGAATTACAGCCATGGTTATTGATGAAAATGACGTTATCTGGCTTGCAACAGCAGAAAACGGTTTGGCAAGAGTAGATATTGAAACACGCCAGGTAGAATTTTTTACACCCGATCCCTCAGACCCAACCTCCATCGCATCAGCTTCATTGACAGAAGTTATCCTCGATGCTCACGGCAATCTCTGGGTGGGGACACAGCGATCGGGCCTGGAGCGTGTCATCACAGAAGATGAAAATATTTCATTCAAACACTACCTGCACGAACCGGGCAATCCAAACAGCCTTGGGAATAATAATATTTTTGCGATGTATGTAGACCGGCTGGACCAACTTTGGGTTGGGAACGAAAACGGCGGATTACATCTCTACAATGAGACTGAAGATAACTTTTATCGCTACAACAGCGATCCCAATACCCCCGGCAGCCTCACTCATAATTCAATCTGGACCATTTTCCAGGACCGCCAGATGCGCTACTGGATTGGAATGGCACAATCAGGCATTAACATATCAGACAAGTACAACTCCAAATTCACTCACTATTACAACAACTCCCTCAGCCGGTACAGCCTCAACAATGATATTATCAGGGATATTTGGGGAGATGATGAAGACAACCTATGGATCGCTACAGATGGCGGCGGATTGAACTATTTTAACAAAGGGGAGGGTACTTTTACCCATTATATGAATGACCCGGATGATCCGAATTCGATAGGATCAAATGCCGTAATTTCGCTGAATGAAGATGAAAACGGAAATCTTTGGGTGGGAACGTGGGCCGGCGGCCTTAATATCCTCAGTAATAAAGAGGCCGGTGTTTTTACCACCTTCAATGAGATGTTTGATGTTGACAGTGACAACTATCCAATCCAGAGTGTCTTCGATTTTCATTTTGGCGAAGAGTATATCTGGGTTGCAGCCTTTCAAGATGGCTTGGTTCGATACAATCGTGATACCGGAAATGTTCAACAGTTTGCATCTATACCGACTGATACAACTACCCTTTCATCAAATCTGATCATTCAAATTTACGAGGACAGCTTCGGGAATATCTGGATCGGCTCACTGGAAGGTTTAAGCCTGCTGCGTTCGGAAGAGAAAGATGCCCGGAATCCTGTTTTTGAACGTCTGTATTCCTCTGAGGAAGATTCTTTAAGTATAGCAAGTAACTCCATTCGGCATATTATTGAAGACAGTAATCACAATATTTGGTTTGCTACGAATAATGGATTATCCAAATATGTAACTGAAAAAGATCACTTTATAAACTACTACGAGTCGGACGGGTTACCCGTCAATGAAATCAGGTCGATTGTTGAAGATGACAGCGGAAATATCTGGCTCGGTACCATTGATGGAATCTCAAAATTTGATCCGTTGGAAGAGACCTTTACAAATTTCGATAA includes:
- a CDS encoding two-component regulator propeller domain-containing protein, whose protein sequence is MNRYLQNILALFIIFSWCLADNYDVSSAQSNSGKPEMQFQRIYEGLNSNRVADIFQDQMGYIWVGTYSGLHRYNGLEFKIYTSTTNSKSISDNFVGEIYEDDKNRLWIGTGNGIARYNKEKDNFIRFQLPTESQTSSGEGNVVNTITQDSEGTLWVAGGGDGLYYFNKDQKKFLPLGITNQLGITAMVIDENDVIWLATAENGLARVDIETRQVEFFTPDPSDPTSIASASLTEVILDAHGNLWVGTQRSGLERVITEDENISFKHYLHEPGNPNSLGNNNIFAMYVDRLDQLWVGNENGGLHLYNETEDNFYRYNSDPNTPGSLTHNSIWTIFQDRQMRYWIGMAQSGINISDKYNSKFTHYYNNSLSRYSLNNDIIRDIWGDDEDNLWIATDGGGLNYFNKGEGTFTHYMNDPDDPNSIGSNAVISLNEDENGNLWVGTWAGGLNILSNKEAGVFTTFNEMFDVDSDNYPIQSVFDFHFGEEYIWVAAFQDGLVRYNRDTGNVQQFASIPTDTTTLSSNLIIQIYEDSFGNIWIGSLEGLSLLRSEEKDARNPVFERLYSSEEDSLSIASNSIRHIIEDSNHNIWFATNNGLSKYVTEKDHFINYYESDGLPVNEIRSIVEDDSGNIWLGTIDGISKFDPLEETFTNFDKSDGLQINEFSRYSAHKTSEGELLFGGLAGFILFHPDKIENNPYEPPVYLTNLKLSNQPVDITDPESPLQKNISLADTLVLSYRENVITFDFVALNYTRPEYNQYAYLMEGFEDEWNYVGSQRNATYTNLDPGEYIFRVKASNNDGIWNEEGTSITLFITPPFWQTTWFYLLTALFIGASIFAIYRLRVRSIRERNRQLAQLVAERTEELKEKNQDLETTLEELETTKDELIEKAHKAGMADIATGVLHNVGNVLTSVNTSASLIEETARQSKLEGLIQANLLLRKNIDNIDEFIANNPKGKNLLRYYLKLEDPLKKERQKMIRQSERLNEKIELINEIIAAQQNYASTGIHAEQVLLDEIIDNAISLQAGSIERHNLDIVKDLQASNPVFIQRSKLIHVLINILKNAKEAMAGMDPEEKKIVIKTWQEDDRVYLSISDTGPGIKNEHLGKIFTQGFTTKKNGHGFGLHSSANYLNEMGGSIKVHQNGKDKGATFTLNLPSSLVKE